CGGATCTCCTGCGGGCTTTTCAGCAGCAGAACATGAGTAAAGGCGCTGGCGCGAGCAAAACGTTGGGTTAATTCGACTGCGTGTTTACCATTATCTTCGTTGTAAATACCGATGGTGGCGTTGGTCACTTCAAGCGTGGCAGAGAAGGGGAACAGGAGAACCTGAAACACCACCGGAAGAATAAGGATGGCGCGAGTTTGCGGCTCGCGTAACAGTGATTGCAACTCCTTGCGGATAAGCGTCAATAAACGATGAAACATGGGTTGTCCTTAATCCAGTCTACGTTTCGTTTTCAGCCAGGTCAGGCCGATAAACATCACGGCCGACGCCACCAAAAACAGCGTGTTAATGGTCAATACCAGCGGAATATTGCCTGCCAGAAACAGGCTTTGCAGCGTACTGACGAAATAGCGCGCCGGGATAATATAGGTCACCACGCGGATAATCGCGGGCATGCTGTCTATTTGAAAGATAAAGCCGGAAAGCATAATCGACGGCAAAAAGGCAGCATTCAGCGCCACTTGCGCGGCATTAAACTGGTTACGCGTGGTGGTGGATATCAGCAGACCCATACCAAGGGTGCTGAGCAAAAACAGGCTGCTTATCAGAAACAGCAGCGTCAGCGAACCGCGATACGGCACGCCAAGAATAAATACCGACACCAGCATACAGAGCAGCATCGCCAGCATACCGAGAACGTAATAGGGAAGGAGCTTACACAGCAGCAATTCGGCGCGCGTGATTTCGGTTGAGAGCAGCGCCTCCATGGTGCCACGCTCCCACTCGCGGGCCACCACCAGCGAGGTGAGGATCGCGCCAATCACCGTCATGATAATGGTCACCGCGCCGGGAATAATAAAGTGCTGGCTAATCGCCGCCGGGTTAAACCAGTAGCGTGTCTGCACGTCAATCAGTGGGGTAAATTTCTGCCCACGGTCTTCAGCGCGCTGCTGTTGCCAGAGTTGCCAGATGCCCTGCAAATAGCCTTGCACAAAGTTAGCGGTGTTTGGCTCGCTGCCGTCGGTTACCACCTGAATCGGCGCGTTGTCACTCGCGCGCGCCATCTGCGCATCAAAATTGACCGGCACCACCACCAGGCCACGGATTTGCCCGGCCTGCATCATGCCAATCAATTGCTGGCGGTTATCGCTGATGGTGGCGTCGATATAGGGCGAA
The nucleotide sequence above comes from Kosakonia sp. H02. Encoded proteins:
- a CDS encoding ABC transporter permease; translated protein: MSIKTLSWRRIQALCIKETRQIVRDPSSWLIAVVIPLMLLFIFGYGINLDSGKLRVGVLLEQRSAEALDFTHTLTGSPYIDATISDNRQQLIGMMQAGQIRGLVVVPVNFDAQMARASDNAPIQVVTDGSEPNTANFVQGYLQGIWQLWQQQRAEDRGQKFTPLIDVQTRYWFNPAAISQHFIIPGAVTIIMTVIGAILTSLVVAREWERGTMEALLSTEITRAELLLCKLLPYYVLGMLAMLLCMLVSVFILGVPYRGSLTLLFLISSLFLLSTLGMGLLISTTTRNQFNAAQVALNAAFLPSIMLSGFIFQIDSMPAIIRVVTYIIPARYFVSTLQSLFLAGNIPLVLTINTLFLVASAVMFIGLTWLKTKRRLD